The following are from one region of the Silene latifolia isolate original U9 population chromosome 9, ASM4854445v1, whole genome shotgun sequence genome:
- the LOC141601115 gene encoding uncharacterized protein LOC141601115: MTKQEGGLGIKKAEVWNIATVGKLVDWIYTNSDRLWIRWVHDVYLKDKDWHDYVPKSDATWVWKQICEVKEKLKDGFVDGVWLFHPKGYSIRRGYEWLKPIQAPQPWQSIVWNNWNIPKHSLISWLMLQGGMNTKAKLHNFGYCSDDRCILCESMPETIDHLFSSCVYSCKVKQLLENWIGTNLLTVSHLAASVTNSVQWKAMAVILNAYHYAIWAQRNNARVNYYLLRPEGLVKQIEEAVRGRIKLKLGHELAMARIDSLNFLGI; the protein is encoded by the coding sequence ATGACAAAACAGGAAGGAGGGCTTGGCATTAAGAAAGCTGAAGTATGGAACATTGCAACTGTGGGTAAGTTGGTTGATTGGATCTATACAAATTCAGATAGGCTCTGGATCAGATGGGTGCATGATGTTTACTTAAAAGACAAAGACTGGCATGACTATGTCCCTAAATCTGATGCAACATGGGTCTGGAAACAAATCTGCGAAGTCAAGGAAAAATTAAAAGATGGATTTGTGGATGGTGTTTGGCTCTTTCATCCTAAAGGATATTCCATTAGAAGAGGCTATGAATGGCTCAAACCTATCCAAGCTCCTCAACCTTGGCAGTCCATTGTGTGGAACAACTGGAACATTCCCAAGCATTCGCTAATTTCCTGGTTAATGCTACAGGGGGGGATGAATACTAAGGCAAAGCTGCATAATTTTGGATACTGTTCAGATGACAGGTGTATTCTCTGTGAAAGTATGCCTGAAACCATTGATCACTTGTTCTCTAGCTGTGTGTACAGCTGCAAAGTCAAGCAACTTCTTGAGAATTGGATTGGAACAAATCTGCTTACTGTCAGTCATTTGGCTGCAAGTGTTACTAATTCTGTCCAGTGGAAAGCTATGGCCGTTATTCTGAATGCATACCACTATGCTATATGGGCTCAAAGGAACAATGCTCGCGTAAACTACTATCTCCTCAGACCTGAGGGACTAGTGAAACAGATAGAAGAAGCAGTACGGGGAAGGATCAAGCTCAAACTTGGTCACGAGCTAGCTATGGCTAGGATAGATAGTCTGAATTTCTTAGGAATTTAG